The genomic window NNNNNNNNNNNNNNNNNNNNNNNNNNNNNNNNNNNNNNNNNNNNNNNNNNNNNNNNNNNNNNNNNNNNNNNNNNNNNNNNNNNNNNNNNNNNNNNNNNNNNNNNNNNNNNNNNNNNNNNNNNNNNNNNNNNNNNNNNNNNNNNNNNNNNNNNNNNNNNNNNNNNNNNNNNNNNNNNNNNNNNNNNNNNNNNNNNNNNNNNNNNNNNNNNNNNNNNNNNNNNNNNNNNNNNNNNNNNNNNNNNNNNNNNNNNNNNNNNNNNNNNNNNNNNNNNNNNNNNNNNNNNNNNNNNNNNNNNNNNNNNNNNNNNNNNNNNNNNNNNNNNNNNNNNNNNNNNNNNNNNNNNNNNNNNNNNNNNNNNNNNNNNNNNNNNNNNNNNNNNNNNNNNNNNNNNNNNNNNNNNNNNNNNNNNNNNNNNNNNNNNNNNNNNNNNNNNNNNNNNNNNNNNNNNNNNNNNNNNNNNNNNNNNNNNNNNNNNNNNNNNNNNNNNNNNNNNNNNNNNNNNNNNNTTAATTATATGATATTATGGACTACAAAATATCATTTCTGGACACTCCATGACCAGTGTGCCTCTTATGTCTTCCAGGTAATATAGAGGCTAATGGAGAACAGTGATTGGTGGTAGTGTAGCTGGGGTTTTCTGAGCCCATCTTGGAGACACTCCTATAGTCCAAGAATAATTTAATGTGCAGCATTATAGGAACTTTACCTTGAGTTACATGAACAAACCACATAATGAATCCCATAGGACAtcactgagagaaaaaaggaacaaTGCTATTAAGTGTGGTGTGGTAAaccaataaatataattatgatTACTAAACCAAAGTATGGGTAAGAGGCTGCTTTCATGAACTTGGGGAAATGTAATATAGTTTATAACACCAAACAAAGCCTACACCTCTTTTTTTATCTCTCTTCTTGAGCAAAGAATAATAACAGAATGGGGTAAAGTATTGTGAAACCCTTCCATCATCCATGACACACAAGAGGGGAGAAATCTGtgaggaataaagagaaaaaaaatttgtcTAACATCTTGAATACTTGACCAAACTCttacattatgaaaaaaaatagaagttccCCTTTTGATGAGAGTACTGATGTGGCAAATCCATAACAGGAAGGACTTGCTCTCAGAATAGAAACCTTTCTGATAGTTCTGCAAAACATGATCAGACTGCCCAAGGAGCACAAGAAAGAACAATAGCAAGACGAATCATGACCCTGATGCTCAGAATGCTGTTGTGTATTGGTAAGATGTGAAGAGGGAAAGTAGACAGTCAAGTCTTTAGGGAACCCTACTCCACAGCCAGGTTTGATTCCATACAGTAACAGGGGGTCCAGCTGTTACTGTATGAGATGGGTAAAAGCTCTCAATGAGAATTTTCTTCTAGGTCTGAGTATGGAACACAAGATTACAGTACTGGCAGGTGAATGACTCCATCACAGGATTTTATTCttcactctggagaccagacaTTACTTTTGCTCTCCTCTGAGTCAACTCTTCACAATGAAGATGGATAAGAGTGCCTATGGACAATGCTATAATGTCTGTGAGTGCTCTATGCTAAGACCTGGAGTCTGAGGGGGAACTGTACAGACACTCAACCTTCGATTTCCTTGCAGGAACTCTCCCAAAGCCCATAATCTGGGCAGAGCCACATTCTGTGATTGTCATATACACACCTGTGACTATTTGGTGCCAGGGTTCCTGGGAGGCTGTGGAGTACTTTCTATATAAAGAGGGAAGCCTAGATCCTTGGGACAGACAGCTCCCTCTGGAACATGAGAACAAGGCTAAGTTCCACATTAAATACATGTCAAATGGCTTTGCAGGAATATACAAGTGTTACTATAAGAGTCCTGCTGGCTCATCAGAGCACAGTGACACACTGGACCTGGTACTAACTGGTGAGTAGAGACTAAGGGGTCCCAGCACAGGCTCTCCCCTTAGAAAAAGTTCTGCTCTCAAGGGGAACTGCCCTCAGAGCCCAAGCCTGCCAGGCAATGTGAGTAGCTTGAGTTCATTTCACACACTTCCCAGTGTATCCTAGGAGTCTATGATAAACCAAGCCTATCTGTGTGGCTCAGCCCTGCTGTGACTTCAGGAGAGTCAATAACCATGCAGTGTAGCTCATCACTGGAATTTGACAGATTCATTCTGATCCAGGAAGGAAAACATAACTTCTCGTGGACACTGAACTCACAACAACATGCCAAGATGTCATTCCAGGCTCATTTTGTTATGGGCTCTGTGACTGCCAACCACAATGGAACATTCAGATGTTATGGCTATTTTAAAACTGTTCCCCATGAGTGGTCAACATCAAGTAATCCCCTTGACATCCTTATTTCAGGTAAGGACTCTTGACCCATGTTTTCTTAATGCATATGGTCGCTCATATATCTTCTCTAAGAAGGGCTCTAGCCTACAATAAGACTAAGGAAATCCTAAGGAAGGATACTTTTCCATCCAAACGCTCTCACCTCTCATAGCAGAAAAACCATCATCAACAACTGATGCAAGTACTGCCCTCCATGATTCATTGTAATTTAGAAGTGGCAGTAGGATTTAACGGAGACACACATTCGATGAAGTGATAAGATATTGTCTTTGTATtagttaattttccatttttgtgatAAAAAACCATGTTCTAAAGTAACTTGTAAAGGAATCAGTTCACTCCATCTATTAGCTTACAGTGCATCATGAAGAGAAATAGAATTAGGTACTCATGGCTGGAATTGAAGCAAAGGCCAGGACCACTGCTTATAGACTTACTCCCCAGTGTCATGTTCAGCACATTTTCTTGTACCCTCAAGGTCCACCTGACCCCTGGTAGAACCATcaacaatgggctggaccctcccacatcaattatcaatcaatcAGGATAATTTACCCACAGACTTGTGACAGACCAATATAATCaaggcatttttttcaattaatatttgctCTTTACATGTATCTAGCTTGTATAAATTTAGCGAAACCTAATGAGAATAGTCTCCAGGGGGAATTTCAGCCCTtcattctcctcctttctttatttACTGAAAACTCTGAGTCTCATCTCATGTCAACTGCTGTTCATGAAAGTCTTCTGGCAAACAAGGCTTCTTGATTGGTGCACAGAACCAATCAAGCAATTCTGAGTCTCTCAGAGTCTGAATTAGCCCATTGCATTCAACAATAAAGTTTTTTATGCCTGGATGGTACTGAACTGTGATCTTGTTAAACAGCCAAGAATCCAAAGGTACAAAAAACTGGTGTGACAGAATAAGAACCAGTTGGAAGTATGTAAGATCCATATTgaggtagaaaaaaagaaaagttatattCAAAGACTGAGAACTCAAGTATTCACCTGCCCATGTATTTCTGACAGAACCCAAGGAGCAGTTCCTCACTCCCACTGCGAATGGCAAGTAAGAACTCTACTCAGAGTTGGGTACTGCAAAGCTTGAAATCAATATGTGTATGTAAAGCCTCCTCTGGCACTGGAAAATTAGTACAACTGAATTTTCTACACACTTTCAAGGAGCAGGAAAAGTTCATGCAGGATATGCAAGATAAAATACCATTAGACTAACATGCATTTATAGAACAATTAGAATTATTCAAACCTTGGGGGAATCATAAGAATGGTTCAACTCTCTTAAccatgttatatattatatactctACTGAATTTATTTGATTCTCTGTTAGAAGCTCAAATCATTAGAACAtgaaaagagcaaaaatatatgaaatttaggTGAGAAACAAAATTCCAGATTAAGAGATAGGCACAAAGGGTTGATCTGTCAAAGATATTGGGGACTGGGTGCACAACTATTTATTGTGAGAAGACTTTGATGTGACTTAACTTATTTGACCTTTTTATGCAGAACCTCCATCCTCACAGAACCAACATCACATAGTTGAAAATCTCATCCGGATGTTCATGGCTGCCTTGGTTCTAGTGACTCTAGTGATTCTGCTGTTAGAGGCTTGGTAcagcaagaaaatggaaaaagactcAATTAAgggataaacaagaaaaaaatactgcACACCACACTTGAGAAGACTGTGGGGAATAATTCTGATGGTTCCGTTCCATTTTGTAATGAAAATTGTATGTACATTAAGGAACTGTATTCTGAGATGGTCCAGGTACCTAGTATATTACAGGTGCATGGAATTCTGGAGTTTATGTCAAGAGCACTTTGTCTGCTCAGCTGTGTTCCTTTCCCCACACCTCACTGTGGATACCTGCTCACTTAGTCCTCCTCTTCTTACCTGCATGTGTCATGTATGCCATGGGCCCTTGATTCTCTCACTTTCACATAACATTTTCCTTTACAGTGTCAGAGTAAATATTGTTCATCATGGGTCTTTATCTTTACGActgacagagagaagacaggatgaaaacaaacaaaagatcagaaaagccaGATTCTACAGTGAACTGAGTGGGATGAGTATAATGCCCCTGAATTCTCTGTGGAGCTTCCAGTACCTTCTGTAATAATTACTAGATTGATCTGAGAAccctttttgaaaatttcatatttgttttcaaTGTATTTTCAATACTGTGAAATAAAGTGGTACAATACTGTTGCAATGATTTGAATGGttctgtgattttaaaatgtggaatGTTTCAatgtttgttatttaaaacatttacaaataaaataaaactaacatgACAGACTGACATAGCCAGACATGAAATCTCTGTAACTCCATGAACTTCAGAGAAGTTAGAAAGGCTATTCTAAACCTGTGCTTCAAACTGAATTCTATACTtccaaaaatatcattttattaacACATGTCACTTTTGACATTTGATCATCACTGTTGTTTTCCATTGTAGTCATTGACATGATTTCAACTTTAGGTCACATGTGTGGGGTGCAGGAGTGATTCAGAGATGATGCCTTGTCATCTGAAATTTCACAGTTTGTTAGTGTTTAATAAGAAAGCAGTTGCTTTATATGTGACCTTAATCTAACTGGAtgatatattgaaaatataacttTCTTCCAAATGTGAAAACCGGGCTTCTCATTAAAAAGATTTTGTCAgttctttgagaatctcatacagtatattttgaccATAATTGAATAGACTCTCCAGCTTTTCCGCAATTGACCTCATGGAAAATAATTCAGAACTTCTGAGCAGATAATTAATTTGTGTTaaatgatgcttttcttttttttaatttttttaaaaaagttcactattattatttcttatctTAATTCTTTGAAagattagttaattaattaattttacatcccaaccacagcctcccatcctctctcccctccccatgcccccatccactcctcctctgtatTGGGCTagccatttctgtgggttttcctctgAAGTCCCTGACCCCTATGActcctacaatccctcctccctctcctcagcaggattccctgaacttGACCCAATGTTGGCtcgatcatggcaactcttacaaaggaaaatatttaattaggggTGGTTTACAatatcagaggtttagtccactatcttCATGGGCAGACATGGCGGTACTTTCAGAGATTATTTCTATAGttcagtgcttttcttttttttgttagatTCTGTTTATTGTATTCTTTGCTAGTGAGATATCACCATGAAGTACACAAACCTACAGTGTTAaacattcttgattttttttttatttattttttttcaagacaggatttctctgtagctttggagcctttcctaggactagcttttgtagacaagtctggcctcaaacacacaggaatctgcctgcctctgcctcccgagtgctgggattaaaggtatacatcaCCATCTCCGGGTTAACATTCTTGAATTTTTATGATTTGACTACTTCATACCTTTATATGTtgcattttgttattgttaccCAAACTCCTTTTCTGCATTCTACTCCCACACCAATAGAATCATAGATTTTAGAAAGTCTTTGTGTGAGGTTTACTGGGTTTAGTAAGGACAATCTGCCTGGGAAAGGTTATTTGGTGGaacaagaaaaacacatttgaTGCTGTAACACTGAANNNNNNNNNNNNNNNNNNNNNNNNNNNNNNNNNNNNNNNNNNNNNNNNNNNNNNNNNNNNNNNNNNNNNNNNNNNNNNNNNNNNNNNNNNNNNNNNNNNNNNNNNNNNNNNNNNNNNNNNNNNNNNNNNNNNNNNNNNNNNNNNNNNNNNNNNNNNNNNNNNNNNNNNNNNNNNNNNNNNNNNNNNNNNNNNNNNNNNNNNNNNNNNNNNNNNNNNNNNNNNNNNNNNNNNNNNNNNNNNNNNNNNNNNNNNNNNNNNNNNNNNNNNNNNNNNNNNNNNNNNNNNNNNNNNNNNNNNNNNNNNNNNNNNNNNNNNNNNNNNNNNNNNNNNNNNNNNNNNNNNNNNNNNNNNNNNNNNNNNNNNNNNNNNNNNNNNNNNNNNNNNNNNNNNNNNNNNNNNNNNNNNNNNNNNNNNNNNNNNNNNNNNNNNNNNNNNNNNNNNNNNNNNNNNNNNNNNNNNNNNNNNNNNNNNNNNNNNNNNNNNNNNNNNNNNNNNNNNNNNNNNNNNNNNNNNNNNNNNNNNNNNNNNNNNNNNNNNNNNNNNNNNNNNNNNNNNNNNNNNNNNNNNNNNNNNNNNNNNNNNNNNNNNNNNNNNNNNNNNNNNNNNNNNNNNNNNNNNNNNNNNNNNNNNNNNNNNNNNNNNNNNNNNNNNNNNNNNNNNNNNNNNNNNNNNNNNNNNNNNNNNNNNNNNNNNNNNNNNNNNNNNNNNNNNNNNNNNNNNNNNNNNNNNNNNNNNNNNNNNNNNNNNNNNNNNNNNNNNNNNNNNNNNNNNNNNNNNNNNNNNNNNNNNNNNNNNNNNNNNNNNNNNNNNNNNNNNNNNNNNNNNNNNNNNNNNNNNNNNNNNNNNNNNNNNNNNNNNNNNNNNNNNNNNNNNNNNNNNNNNNNNNNNNNNNNNNNNNNNNNNNNNNNNNNNNNNNNNNNNNNNNNNNNNNNNNNNNNNNNNNNNNNNNNNNNNNNNNNNNNNNNNNNNNNNNNNNNNNNNNNNNNNNNNNNNNNNNNNNNNNNNNNNNNNNNNNNNNNNNNNNNNNNNNNNNNNNNNNNNNNNNNNNNNNNNNNNNNNNNNNNNNNNNNNNNNNNNNNNNNNNNNNNNNNNNNNNNNNNNNNNNNNNNNNNNNNNNNNNNNNNNNNNNNNNNNNNNNNNNNNNNNNNNNNNNNNNNNNNNNNNNNNNNNNNNNNNNNNNNNNNNNNNNNNNNNNNNNNNNNNNNNNNNNNNNNNNNNNNNNNNNNNNNNNNNNNNNNNNNNNNNNNNNNNNNNNNNNNNNNNNNNNNNNNNNNNNNNNNNNNNNNNNNNNNNNNNNNNNNNNNNNNNNNNNNNNNNNNNNNNNNNNNNNNNNNNNNNNNNNNNNNNNNNNNNNNNNNNNNNNNNNNNNNNNNNNNNNNNNNNNNNNNNNNNNNNNNNNNNNNNNNNNNNNNNNNNNNNNNNNNNNNNNNNNNNNNNNNNNNNNNNNNNNNNNNNNNNNNNNNNNNNNNNNNNNNATTATTGTTTTAACATTTGCAAGACTTACTTATTGGTCAAAGAGAAAGTGAAATTGTTCATTCTAAGAGAATAAAGGTCTTTGTCTTGGATGGCTGTAAAACAATACAGTGATCAGGTGTATATTGGTCAGGGTTCCCTAGACTCATTTTACCCTTCCATATCCTACTGACTATGCTTCCAATATTAAGTATTCCTACTATTCTGTGCCAAATTCAGGACCTCATCTTAAAAATGATGTTTGTTATATAAAcctataaacaaatatattacataaatgtAACCTTCTGAGCTCATTCATTGTTGTCTATGTGGACAAGTATTTATGACTGATCACATGGTATTTTTTCCCTTTCGGTGTTTTATTTGCTGCATTaatttcactgttttgttttgagtggcatacacataaacataaacattatt from Microtus ochrogaster isolate Prairie Vole_2 unplaced genomic scaffold, MicOch1.0 UNK532, whole genome shotgun sequence includes these protein-coding regions:
- the LOC101999602 gene encoding leukocyte immunoglobulin-like receptor subfamily B member 4, with product MTLMLRMLLCIGTLPKPIIWAEPHSVIVIYTPVTIWCQGSWEAVEYFLYKEGSLDPWDRQLPLEHENKAKFHIKYMSNGFAGIYKCYYKSPAGSSEHSDTLDLVLTGVYDKPSLSVWLSPAVTSGESITMQCSSSLEFDRFILIQEGKHNFSWTLNSQQHAKMSFQAHFVMGSVTANHNGTFRCYGYFKTVPHEWSTSSNPLDILISEPPSSQNQHHIVENLIRMFMAALVLVTLVILLLEAWYSKKMEKDSIKG